Proteins encoded together in one Plasmodium vivax chromosome 6, whole genome shotgun sequence window:
- a CDS encoding hypothetical protein, conserved (encoded by transcript PVX_111525A): MLKQVGDKTTQTEGNHEGSQDSSPPSSQSSGEDARGKDWFVVENIKLRKQIKSLKGEYEKANRNLSIRCQLLQHKQQIIPSNNFYLQLDKILRRRRKGRKYKNSATQTDITFVSPFFANWESYFEDSAVNRIASDGEVEVLKRKRITKRVSEIRYQRSGNQNAQQPASQRNIFKVPNHVIHKDNLLYSLYTDNDLIFIREITEDLIPKGGEKGDAGGVDHKGMGNPSPVGGSHQRDATEGRLSEGKGAKGTSSWVGKNPPEGEKLDDLLKHINQEEPPQVENNKSAAVLSQDEEGTNEGTVREGGHPPKGRSTHDEMDAVKRDTTSEAASTGALLPDEENKHGSAFRRSGGAERTEEHPAEADQATAKREKYIDVLLKHERGLPSPESSGTMLTPQEDTPHGGGPHSKVSPKWRAVPPSEEPMQRAKFVSSRRRKKEASTTWEMGVAKRAPIYLGGATTKPASTRNNATAPLCGSNVPSAQKNRKKKNRRSKQVRLCDSSPLPSEMETRMEPSMWNNPLRGEAQCTSDTPWVGKTSNRFVKSDAGSYSGRETCPPHGPAHKKGLLPPLWDAEEEGTSPLPTEGRHHSISLSDAEKSANEIRKIFLEHKKRAFLFYM, from the exons ATGCTGAAGCAAGTCGGGGATAAGACAACCCAAACGGAGGGAAACCACGAGGGGAGCCAGGACTCCTCCCCGCCCTCCAGCCAATCCTCTGGAGAAGACGCGCGGGGGAAAGACTGGTTTGTcgtggaaaatataaaactcagaaaacaaataaaaagtcTCAAGGGGGAATATGAAAAGGCCAACAGGAACCTCAGCATAAG GTGCCAGCTGCTCCAGCACAAGCAGCAAATCATCCCCAGCAACAACTTCTACTTGCAGCTGGACAAAATCCTACgcaggaggagaaaaggaaggaaatacaaaaacaGCGCCACCCAAACGGACATAACTTTCGTGAGTCCCTTCTTCGCCAACTGGGAGAGTTATTTCGAAGACTCAGCCGTGAACAGGATTGCCAGCGACGGGGAGGTGGAAGTcctaaagagaaaaagaatcACAAAAAGGGTCAGCGAGATTAGGTACCAGCGAAGCGGCAACCAAAATGCCCAGCAACCTGCCAGCCAAAGGAACATCTTCAAAGTGCCCAACCACGTGATTCACAAAGACAACCTGCTGTATAGCCTCTACACAGATAACGATTTAATTTTCATAAGGGAAATTACGGAGGACCTGatccccaaggggggggagaagggagACGCTGGGGGGGTAGACCACAAAGGAATGGGTAATCCATCCCCTGTTGGAGGTTCACATCAGAGGGATGCAACGGAAGGGCGGCTGTCCGAAGGGAAAGGTGCAAAAGGTACATCCAGTTgggtgggaaaaaatcccccagaaggggaaaagctaGACGACTTGCTTAAGCATATCAATCAGGAAGAAcccccccaagtggaaaACAACAAAAGCGCTGCTGTCCTCTCTCAGGATGAGGAAGGAACGAATGAGGGAACTGTCCGTGAAGGGGGGCATCCtccgaaggggagaagcacacacGACGAAATGGACGCAGTTAAAAGGGACACTACTTCCGAAGCGGCTTCCACTGGGGCGCTCCTCCCTGATGAGGAAAACAAACACGGAAGTGCATTCAGAAGAAGCGGGGGGGCCGAACGAACGGAAGAACATCCAGCCGAAGCAGACCAAGCCACagcgaaaagggagaagtacATCGACGTTCTTCTAAAACACGAGAGGGGGCTGCCATCCCCAGAGAGCAGCGGAACGATGTTAACCCCTCAAGAAGACACCCCACATGGAGGAGGTCCCCATTCGAAAGTTtcaccaaaatggagagcagTACCCCCATCCGAGGAACCCATGCAGAGGGCTAAGTTTGTCTCAtcgagaagaagaaaaaaagaggcgtCTACCACCTGGGAGATGGGCGTTGCCAAGAGGGCTCCCATCTACTTGGGGGGAGCCACCACCAAACCAGCGTCTACAAGGAACAATGCAACCGCTCCCCTGTGTGGTAGTAACGTCCCGTCTGCACagaaaaataggaaaaagaaaaacagacGAAGTAAGCAAGTCAGGCTGTGTGATTCGTCCCCACTGCCTTCTGAAATGGAGACCCGAATGGAGCCTTCCATGTGGAATAACCCCCTTAGGGGTGAAGCGCAATGCACTAGTGACACCCCCTGGGTGGGGAAAACCTCCAACCGTTTTGTAAAATCCGATGCGGGTTCGTACAGCGGACGAGAGACATGCCCACCACACGGGCCAGCCCATAAAAAGGGACTCCTCCCTCCCCTCTGGGatgcagaagaagagggaacGTCGCCACTTCCTACTGAGGGACGTCACCACAGCATCTCACTTAGCGATGCGGAAAAGAGTGCCAACGAGATAAGGAAAATCTTCCTGGAGCATAAGAAGAGGGCCTTCCTGTTCTACATGTGA
- a CDS encoding hypothetical protein, conserved (encoded by transcript PVX_111530A) has protein sequence MVAPPSAAAEGVGFMEELVKCSEQEACEYKTNIKVKIGNNQKILLLVRHKKEEYYVVLHQTKFIVAYPMVYRTLAPQKSIYSYKEFFEPGVDTIDAQNKKGKDKCESYDFSAFEQIKVPSFEGFNDKPFSLCCSCYDLPHSYESINALYKGIPKKMELDCPDRDTIMRDPKQERLVSVKKALRHVLPMYALFKFKNDVNIFLVFNITVMKKKRTFNDYFQMYRDKTELEKMTYRYVISESAKPIELFDMKYIHITHSSSAFDNVSIPSLHNNYLLYPFYPEELYGIKYGTLDYGCSYNKSFNFECIENDQDRCKYTDSTCLSRSLLVPKNYVSDDSYAACGLIGYNDYTVSKRESCMEDAECISNTVESYLNKAQELTKGIEETVTKLPIINGKYPHYIFRKKNYTQNSEDKRTVRFFKDGNVEHFIAYEYYKEDRTEFTISLFNNKPQQVMRAVDTQMLSAQREHTLREEQKPLEEPEPPFDAIVFQLETLNELRIINILYSDQCDEQNTQKCGVLVHVWNPSMEKIKARLKLQCIINSNEKYVDEKNLIYDEGKYQFLFFFKVPFLKYTSLRNCSVHAYGAFKLYDAQTYVVRKRGLIRKFFYHQPKETSGMQVYSEGIQKVTCCMEEPHICNIKNIPHCITAESLNVLHVFLFFVLLVLVFVVFLTGNARKKSSNPSSAAADDADDAPSR, from the coding sequence ATGGTGGCCCCCCCCAGCGCGGCGGCCGAGGGAGTCGGCTTCATGGAGGAGCTCGTGAAGTGCAGCGAGCAGGAAGCGTGCGAGTACAAAACGAACATCAAGGTGAAGATAGGAAACAACCAAAAGATCCTCCTGCTGGTgaggcacaaaaaggaggagtacTACGTAGTTCTGCACCAAACGAAATTTATCGTGGCCTACCCCATGGTGTACAGGACGTTGGCCCCACAGAAATCCATTTACAGCTATAAGGAATTCTTCGAGCCAGGAGTAGACACCATAGATGCGcagaacaaaaaggggaaagacaAATGTGAGAGCTACGACTTCAGCGCGTTTGAGCAAATTAAAGTCCCATCCTTCGAAGGGTTCAACGATAAGCCGTTTTCCCTCTGCTGTTCCTGTTACGACTTGCCGCACTCATACGAATCCATAAATGCCTTGTACAAAGGAatccccaaaaaaatggagctaGACTGCCCCGATAGAGACACCATTATGAGGGACCCCAAGCAAGAGAGACTCGTATCTGTAAAGAAAGCTCTGCGGCATGTCCTCCCCATGTATGCCCTCTTCAAATTCAAAAACGACGTGAACATTTTCCTCGTCTTTAACATCACGgttatgaagaagaagagaaccTTCAACGATTACTTCCAAATGTATAGAGACAAAACAGAGCTAGAAAAAATGACTTACAGGTATGTAATTAGCGAATCTGCAAAACCGATAGAGCTGTTTGATATGAAGTACATTCACATCACTCACTCGTCTTCTGCTTTTGATAATGTGTCGATTCCATCTCTCCATAATAACTACCTATTGTATCCCTTTTACCCTGAAGAATTATATGGGATCAAATATGGGACCCTAGATTATGGGTGCTCCTATAATAAGTCCTTCAATTTTGAGTGCATTGAGAATGACCAAGATAGATGCAAGTATACGGATTCTACCTGTCTCAGTAGATCCCTTTTAGTTCCTAAAAACTACGTTTCAGATGACTCTTACGCTGCTTGTGGGCTGATTGGCTACAATGATTATACCGTTTCGAAGAGGGAGTCCTGCATGGAAGACGCGGAGTGTATTTCGAACACTGTGGAGTCCTACCTAAATAAAGCACAGGAACTTACCAAGGGGATTGAAGAAACGGTGACCAAGCTGCCCATCATAAATGGCAAGTACCCTCACTACATCTTTAGGAAGAAGAATTATACCCAAAATTCTGAAGATAAAAGGACCGTCCGTTTTTTTAAGGACGGAAACGTGGAGCACTTCATCGCCTATGAGTACTACAAGGAGGATCGCACCGAATTCACCATCAGCTTGTTTAACAATAAGCCGCAGCAGGTGATGCGTGCAGTAGACACGCAGATGCTGTCTGCACAGAGGGAGCACACCCTAAGGGAGGAGCAAAAGCCGCTAGAAGAACCGGAACCCCCATTCGATGCCATCGTCTTCCAGCTAGAAACGCTAAACGAGCTCAGAATCATCAACATCCTCTATTCAGACCAGTGCGATGAGCAGAACACGCAGAAGTGCGGAGTCCTTGTGCATGTGTGGAACCCCTccatggaaaaaattaaggctAGACTGAAGCTACAGTGCATCATTAATTCGAATGAGAAATATGTAGATGAGAAGAACCTCATTTATGATGAGGGCAAGTACcagtttttgtttttttttaaagtccCCTTTCTTAAATATACCTCTCTTCGCAACTGCAGTGTGCACGCCTATGGGGCGTTTAAACTATACGACGCGCAAACCTACGTAGTTAGAAAACGGGGGCTCataaggaaatttttttaccatcaGCCTAAGGAGACTAGCGGCATGCAGGTGTATTCCGAGGGCATACAGAAGGTTACCTGCTGCATGGAGGAGCCCCACATCTGCAACATCAAAAACATCCCACACTGCATCACGGCGGAGTCCCTGAATGTGCTCcacgtcttcctcttctttgtCCTCCTCGTCCTTGTCTTTGTGGTGTTCCTCACGGGCAACGCCCGCAAGAAGAGCTCCAACCCCAGCAGCGCCGCCGCGGACGACGCGGACGACGCGCCCTCCAGGTGA
- a CDS encoding hypothetical protein, conserved (encoded by transcript PVX_111535A), producing the protein MENIKKRLRERKTKGGKTNGGKTPPTLSGRTQTNRCAIVRKASKPSERRRGRGNIRELISLEKKIIVTRTLMHKKKSRLDDLYSYTSGREKVIKDLNLSLDKEEAFLQESLVDRFKRTEELIRKFAEVRARKKKKKKQVQLLNIEMSKLEVEFERKEEKIKELDKYKSFLSKLASTEGGATEVSEAVGAIEAADVVNVADVGEAPSSAALGDATRFSQKMAKYTNNSQLLIDNFNLLEEEHLQLIDDTQNAEYELEEYEKRLEDKKKEFLIKCNDIKKKISQMEEHIKEHVEQTGEYEHAIKNNHSQISFENISSKIDFICTHFNYDVNTNEVMKKLQIMENNMYAYISTLTKYTEENSQLVYEYQREREQERRKQMRFEINLDRKGNNQSKQIKSAKTANKNFGANQEKKEKREKRENIYTLFEKDLFK; encoded by the exons atggaaaatataaaaaaaagactgagggagaggaagaccaaggggggaaaaaccaaTGGGGGGAAGACTCCCCCCACTCTGAGTGGACGGACCCAAACGAACAGGTGTGCAATCGTGAGGAAGGCAAGCAAGCCATCGGagaggagaagaggaagaggaaacaTAAGAGAGCTAATcagtttggaaaaaaaaatcatcgtAACAAGAACGCTGATGCATAAGAAGAAGTCGAGGCTGGACGATCTGTACAGCTACACGAGTGGGCGGGAGAAGGTTATAAAAGATTTGAACCTGAGCCTGGACAAGGAGGAGGCCTTTTTGCAGGAGTCCCTGGTGGACAGGTTCAAGCGCACCGAGGAGCTCATCCGG AAATTTGCCGAAGTCCGGGCgcggaaaaagaagaagaagaaacaagTGCAGCTGCTGAACATCGAGATGAGCAAGCTGGAGGTGGAGTTCGagaggaaggaggagaagataAAGGAGCTGGACAAGTACAAGAGCTTCCTGAGCAAGCTGGCCAGCACGGAGGGGGGCGCGACAGAAGTGAGCGAAGCGGTGGGAGCGATAGAAGCGGCTGACGTGGTGAACGTGGCGGACGTGGGGGAGGCACCTTCCAGTGCCGCCCTGGGCGACGCGACTCGCTTCTCCCAGAAGATGGCCAAATACACAAACAACTCGCAGCTCCTCATAGACAATTTCAACCtgctggaggaggagcacCTGCAGCTGATCGACGATACGCAAAACGCAGAGTACGAACTGGAGGAGTATGAAAAAAGGCTGGAggataagaaaaaagaatttttaataaaatgcaatgacattaagaaaaaaataagtcaAATGGAAGAGCACATTAAAGAGCACGTAGAACAAACTGGCGAATATGAGCATGCCATTAAAAACAACCACAGCCAAATATCCTTCGAAAATATCAGCAGCAAAATTGATTTCATCTGCACGCACTTTAACTACGACGTGAATACCAACGAGGTTatgaagaagctgcagaTAATGGAGAATAACATGTACGCATACATCTCCACGCTGACCAAGTACACGG aggaAAACAGCCAGCTCGTGTACGAGTACCAGCGGGAGCGCGAGCAGGAGAGGCGAAAGCAAATGCGGTTCGAAATTAACCTCGACAGGAAGGGGAACAACCAAAGCAAGCAGATTAAAAGCGCGAAGACTGCGAACAAGAATTTCGGGGCCAACCAGGAG aaaaaggagaagcgggaaAAGCGGGAAAACATCTACACGCTGTTCGAAAAGGACCTCTTCAAGTGA
- a CDS encoding hypothetical protein (encoded by transcript PVX_111540A): MNRQNQKRNFKILFERRIILSPDGEKHTDKSINGFYGVCLILLSLCMVCLSSLFFFFPMHPYAAYYYIVSVGSIPVYIVYRYFTWISLQLFQYA; the protein is encoded by the coding sequence ATGAACAGACAAaaccaaaaaagaaacttcaaaattttgttcgAGAGAAGAATTATATTATCCCCCGATGGAGAAAAGCACACGGACAAGTCGATAAACGGATTCTATGGGGTCTGCCTGATACTGCTTTCCCTGTGCATGGTGTGCCTCTCgagccttttctttttcttccccatgcATCCGTACGCCGCATACTATTACATCGTGAGTGTTGGCTCCATCCCCGTGTACATTGTGTATAGGTACTTCACGTGGATTTCCCTGCAACTGTTTCAGTACGCCTGA
- a CDS encoding mitotic spindle assembly checkpoint protein, putative (encoded by transcript PVX_111545A), with product MEAYLMEFIEAFTHLILYIMNIYSSEHFEKKRKFNTLVWHCANKQVEEYIQQALYPIKRFITNKSLYKYRISLKNLKNEVLKIYTIEFEQFYQPRRTQISYPAFEELVWDLFTYVEMQMCEAYAADKTFEISFDLVKDHETTSATSENLTRDWELISCDTLDLFDKKIIKSINVFEDNEFNPICQVYVEHRRDAAQTNAA from the exons atggaagccTACTTAATGGAGTTTATCGAAGCCTTCACGCATCTGATTCTTTACATAATGAATATTTACTCCTCAG AgcactttgaaaaaaaaagaaaattcaaCACGCTCGTATG GCACTGTGCAAATAAGCAAGTGGAGGAGTACATACAACAG GCCCTCTACCCAATCAAGCGATTCATCACAAACAAGAGCCTATACAAGTACCGCATCAgcttgaaaaatttaaaaaatgaggtgCTGAAGATTTACACCATCGAATTTGAGCAGTTTTACCAACCGAGGAGGACGCAGATCAGCTACCCCGCCTTTGAGGAGCTCGTCTGGGACCTCTTCACGTACGTCGAGATGCAGATGTGCGAGGCGTACGCCGCAG ATAAAACGTTTGAAATCTCCTTCGACTTGGTGAAGGACCACGAGACGACCTCCGCGACGAGCGAAAATTTGACGAGGGATTGGGAGTTGATATCGTGCGACA CCCTCGATCtgtttgataaaaaaatcatcaaaaGTATAAACGTCTTCGAGGACAACGAATTCAACCCCATATGTCAG GTCTACGTGGAGCACAGAAGAGACGCCGCACAGACGAACGCAGCGTAG
- a CDS encoding hypothetical protein, conserved (encoded by transcript PVX_111550A) gives MEGQRSLQKVNVYKRLPYLYLGMFFIGGLLEVVFCSTNFYQIYNIGESEKKSDQDVSELMKRYELRQKIKEKATQISEE, from the exons ATGGAG GGCCAACGAAGCTTACAAAAGGTGAACGTGTATAAGCGCCTGCCATACCTTTACCTCGGCATGTTTTTCATCGGGGGGCTACTGGAGGTGGTTTTCTGCTCCACGAACttttatcaaatatataacatCG GCgagagcgaaaaaaaatcggaCCAGGACGTATCGGAGCTCATGAAGAGATACGAGCTCAGACAGAAGATTAAAGAAA AGGCCACTCAAATTTCAGAAGAGTAA
- a CDS encoding orotidine 5' monophosphate decarboxylase, putative (encoded by transcript PVX_111555A) yields MNLKIKLQKRRDEVNTCLCIGLDPDEADIKSFMQSEKQNGYQSVKKNLSNSGSSSSSSNSSSGKGELFAPQMGGQMLLAETPPKEAQEKDEFFYFFNHFCFYIINETKEYALAYKMNFAFYLPYGSLGVDVLKNVFDYLHHLNVPTILDIKMNDIGNTVKHYRKFIFDYLRSDSCTANIYMGTQMLRDICLDEECKRYYSTFVLVKTTNADSHIFQNRLSLDGKEAYVVIAEEAQKMAKQLHLEENGEFVGFVVGANCYDEIKKIRELFPDCYILAPGVGAQKGDLRKMLCNGYSKNYEKVLINVGRAITKSGSPQQAAREYHQQIKEVLAELQE; encoded by the coding sequence AtgaatttgaaaataaagcTACAAAAGAGGAGGGACGAAGTGAATACATGCCTGTGCATCGGGCTGGACCCGGATGAAGCTGACATAAAGTCCTTCATGCAGAgtgagaagcaaaatggctaccaGAGTGTCAAAAAAAACCTAAGCAATAGtggtagtagtagtagtagtagtaatAGTAGTAGTGGCAAGGGCGAACTGTTCGccccacaaatggggggccAAATGCTACTCGCAGAAACCCCACCAAAGGAGGCACAAGAAAAGgacgaatttttttacttcttcaaTCACTTCTGCTTTTACATAATCAATGAGACGAAGGAATACGCCCTGgcatacaaaatgaatttcgCCTTTTACCTCCCATATGGTTCCCTCGGAGTAGACGTCTTAAAGAACGTATTCGATTATTTGCACCACCTTAACGTGCCAACCATCCttgacataaaaatgaatgacaTTGGAAACACAGTGAAGCATTACAGGAAATTCATATTTGACTACCTGAGGAGCGATTCGTGCACAGCTAACATTTACATGGGTACCCAAATGCTACGAGACATCTGCCTCGACGAAGAATGCAAACGATATTATAGCACCTTCGTACTAGTTAAAACGACCAACGCAGATTCGCacatatttcaaaatagACTTTCCCTGGACGGTAAGGAAGCGTATGTAGTTATTGCAGAGGAGGCACAGAAAATGGCCAAGCAGTTACACTTGGAAGAAAATGGCGAATTTGTTGGCTTCGTTGTGGGCGCGAACTGCtatgatgaaataaaaaaaataagagagCTTTTCCCTGACTGCTACATCTTGGCACCAGGGGTGGGTGCCCAGAAAGGCGACTTGCGAAAAATGTTATGTAATGGTTACTCCAAAAATTATGAGAAAGTGCTCATCAACGTTGGGCGCGCCATAACGAAAAGCGGTAGTCCGCAACAGGCGGCCCGGGAGTACCACCAACAGATTAAGGAGGTCCTCGCGGAGCTCCAGGAGTGA